In a genomic window of Cataglyphis hispanica isolate Lineage 1 chromosome 18, ULB_Chis1_1.0, whole genome shotgun sequence:
- the LOC126856225 gene encoding uncharacterized protein LOC126856225 has protein sequence MTEQIQNSDIDQLSETVKSLQKSLECTICLQLMTEPAKTRCGHSFCKLCIGKVLRKKNAFCPLCKKNLNRRNVSKDDHLEACIIKFTNLVTAIQVDSNIDILSHSKPRDTKESNVSNLPDHSFPANENDNAIFSRPDVKVRTWLQHLPDEETSIEISANLISDNNNKLSATDEIHDNKYNKSNKTNRHRKQIDYKDCIDGNTNTSRISKDTDAKQFDKVLKTDSAATNELKYKVIHDRIRAKNSKEYASKSGVEKTNNRNNSSSIIANDQTHQINDSNSNASAAQSSFADWTRIIEFGKETKRGKKRKIKKLNINTEKNKDAPRIIENISLSSSKKYDLAKIAMDYNMSRKEENGKKQDAFDKNLDSSNAEMMPLEVSSEAYIYNSKECIKDKTNSSISPTNHPIKTLHVTLEAENKQIPIINLTSSQVNEIIGSENINKNSHNRCREKSVEIITEHCNSLLLSPKRLVVLTPEKLNESIREHEMMRDIAQTPASNFRNSSLAENRTPEPEWNNSPQRTLGEVASSQSSQTPKSKARLSLKRKPGISDNKKINSPLLSQVPLIDRLSSNEKDIDHRNINSPVSKNGKLFDRLTAVKRDLNLQIIGKDQLQTNRNTIHSDALLKKQTDGNVSRMICQVEKFVSNLTTLEKSENIKNQECLVKFRQMGTMIKRRNVRYFYLSPTKREQSLPAQVQITSVYNMQQSINKFEMEPYITNMSYNLARSSDCSNESQDMMDITVIENIRSQAVSKDIELSMTSPKVPATSMPKKDIDHYLNRKKIATIEENAQSLHKTIRPNSSAIQKSSRIHSGTSNSIKLLSPDKDSQLKFLTIDSPMSDHGKSKRANSSWQQSELEKSVHIKENNFSKIKNSRFAASMSKAQEPSIENSNKKRKRMRDSSDKELFDDGRNDNSSDSTSGSDRRRIKLGRYSKSSKNIELGLDSSEKYRSTSPDDQNLIEVISSNSKEQNTCTRKFRRILPISSSDTESESAEHVARNCKRPRADDQSEQWNALIMNAPKEKCLSIRFPSEKKLINPRSANHQKSESQNSLTMRESDMFESSSIFNSDNVDYILQQSGSKISEKIAEASNDDIINKVLQIDRLQSNTNACQSLDSTLRNNRMSQKEKNSKEYLLQDNFDEIIANVELPQSNEDAIPCTNQSISRSLKSCPSAKQRMSNCLAMTDELYGAAQETPILSASSTHDIFESCPSKNLKRSMTPAILENFGKENIVSHSQKKHDCTIDRKEKRNVTANTDTIEENPCRRITSKHNVVQEREKFIDESSLAQHINVSINQSTNRSHVDDRTMQKPIVAGDELNLTTDNLFDSLMNVTQHQCQLQKFEEELLGITVNQNQRKTITLQKDPIQEEQHTPEKQKKDTQDKKTAAEVSADEDDVVEKTPERKMKNNGNNISWKQLELRKNISPISKPHISSAEQIPSTSKTKSVSKSSAGTPVKLLEIYPLYQSTPQSSTTNNLKNMRQQFDKQKLCFICSGLTATQLATVKKFATKHNVDYVNQFESDVTHVIVNTIGEKNAAKSTLKFLQGIAHRKWIISYRWIEDCIKQEKLLDEAPYEATTFTDGIIDDGPQRSRLRKKNLFEDFTFWCVGPYLNVSLNQYQNLLLATGATVVDSLEALAKKEGMKGIVIQDGVHDDKEIEHWYRTAKAAPISDGWIVDCIGNYKLFNLAPYIQHLSLQDLCAIGFPQELIGDEEYSDDEE, from the exons atgacagaacAAATTCAAAATAGTGACATCGATCAACTTTCCGAAACTGTAAAAAGTTTGCAGAAGTCCTTGGAATGTACAATTTG tttacaGTTAATGACAGAACCTGCAAAGACACGATGCGGCCATTCATTTTGTAAGTTATGCATAGGAAAAGTGTTGCGgaagaaaaatgcattttgtcCACTTTGCAAAAAGAACCTCAACAGACGCAATGTTTCAAAAGATGATCACTTAGAAGcctgtattataaaatttacaaatcttGTCACTGCCATCCAAGTTGACAGCAATATAGACA TATTGTCGCACTCGAAACCGCGCGATACAAAAGAAAGTAATGTATCAAATCTACCTGATCATTCTTTTCCTGCCAATGAGAATGACAACGCGATTTTCAGCAGGCCTGATGTCAAAGTTCGCACGTGGTTGCAACATCTCCCCGATGAAGAGACCTCTATAGAAATATCTGCCAATTTAATATccgataacaataataaattaagcgCGACAGATGAAATAcatgacaataaatataataagagcaATAAGACAAATCGTCATAGAAAACAGATTGATTATAAAGACTGTATCGATGGAAATACAAATACGTCCCGGATAAGCAAGGACACGGATGCGAAGCAATTTGATAAAGTATTAAAGACCGATTCCGCTGCAACGAacgaattgaaatataaagttattcaTGATAGAATACGCGCAAAAAATTCTAAGGAATATGCATCAAAATCGGGCGTCGAGAAGACGAATAATCGAAACAATTCATCATCGATAATAGCAAACGATCAAACACATCAAATCAATGACTCGAACTCGAACGCATCTGCCGCGCAATCTTCTTTCGCAGACTGGACTCGTATAATCGAATTTGGGAAAGAGACGAAACgcggtaaaaaaagaaagataaagaagcTGAATATAAATACTGAGAAGAATAAAGACGCACCtcgaataattgaaaatatttcgttatCGTCGagtaaaaaatacgatttgGCTAAAATTGCGATGGATTATAATATGAgcagaaaagaagagaacgGTAAAAAACAAGACGCATTCGATAAAAATCTGGATTCATCGAATGCAGAAATGATGCCGTTAGAAGTATCGAGTgaagcatatatttataattcgaaGGAATGTATAAAAGACAAAACCAATAGTTCGATATCGCCAACTAATCATCCGATAAAAACGTTGCATGTAACGCTGGAGgcagaaaataaacaaatacctataataaatttaaccaGCAGTCAAGTGAATGAAATTATCGGCTCCgaaaacatcaataaaaattctcataaTCGATGTCGTGAAAAAAGTGTAGAAATTATTACAGAACATTGTAACTCGTTACTGTTATCACCGAAAAGATTAGTTGTATTAACGCCCGAAAAGTTAAACGAATCTATACGCGAACATGAAATGATGCGCGACATTGCGCAAACTCCTGCTAGCAACTTTAGAAATTCATCATTAGCCGAAAATCGAACTCCCGAACCTGAATGGAATAATAGTCCTCAAAGGACATTGGGAGAAGTTGCTTCTTCTCAATCTTCGCAAACCCCAAAATCAAAGGCTAGATTATCCTTGAAAAGAAAGCCAGGAATTAGCgataacaagaaaattaacTCACCACTATTAAGTCAAGTTCCATTGATTGATAGATTGTCGAGTAACGAAAAAGACATAGATCATAGAAACATCAATTCGCCGGTATCGAAAAACGGAAAACTATTTGATCGACTGACAGCTGTAAAACGCGATTTAAATTTGCAGATAATTGGTAAAGATCAACTACAGACTAATCGGAATACGATACATAGTGATGCGCTTTTAAAAAAGCAAACTGATGGAAATGTTTCTAGAATGATTTGTCAggttgaaaaatttgtcagTAATCTTACGACATTGGAAAAATcggaaaatattaagaatcaaGAATGTCTCGTAAAATTTCGTCAAATGGGCACAATGATTAAGCGACGTAACGTgagatacttttatttaagcCCGACTAAACGCGAACAATCGCTACCAGCGCAAGTGCAAATCACATCAGTGTATAATATGCAGCAATCGATCAACAAATTCGAGATGGAGCCATATATTACGAATATGTCATACAACTTAGCGAGATCATCTGATTGTTCAAACGAATCGCAAGACATGATGGACATTACTGTGATAGAAAATATTCGTTCTCAAGCTGTTTCGAAAGATATCGAACTTTCCATGACATCCCCTAAAGTTCCAGCGACTTCGATGccaaagaaagatatcgatcattatttaaatcgaaAGAAGATTGCGACGATCGAGGAAAATGCACAATCTCTTCATAAGACGATTCGTCCAAACAGCTCTGCGATTCAGAAAAGCTCACGTATTCATTCAGGAACGTCGAATTCTATTAAGCTACTGTCACCGGACAAAGATTCGCAGCTGAAGTTTCTGACGATAGACTCCCCAATGAGCGATCACGGAAAGTCTAAACGCGCGAATTCGTCGTGGCAGCAATCCGAGCTCGAGAAGTCCgttcatataaaagaaaataacttttctaagataaaaaattcacgCTTTGCAGCGTCCATGAGTAAAGCGCAAGAGCCTTCCATCGAAAATTCCAATaagaagaggaaaagaatGAGAGATAGTAGTGACAAAGAGCTGTTCGACGATGGTAGAAATGACAATTCTAGCGACTCGACCAGTGGCAGTGATCGACGCAGGATAAAACTTGGCAGATATAGTAAATCATCCAAAAACATAGAATTGGGTTTAGATTCGAGTGAAAAATACCGTTCGACTTCCCCGGACGACCAAAATTTAATCGAAGTAATCTCTTCGAATTCTAAGGAACAGAATACATGCACGCGAAAATTCAGAAGGATACTACCAATTTCTAGCTCAGATACGGAATCAGAATCAGCGGAACATGTTGCGAGAAATTGTAAAAG ACCCAGGGCCGATGATCAATCTGAACAATGGAACGCATTGATTATGAACGCGCCTAAGGAAAAATGTTTGTCAATAAGATTTCCGTCTGAGAAAAAACTGATAAATCCTCGATCGGCGAATCATCAAAAGAGCGAATCACAAAATAGCTTGACAATGCGAGAATCGGATATGTTTGAAAGCAGTAGTATATTCAATTCGGACAATGTGGACTATATACTACAACAATCAGGAAGCAAAATATCGGAAAAAATTGCAGAAGCCTCCAatgatgatattataaataaagtactGCAGATCGATCGATTACAGAGCAATACCAACGCGTGTCAATCGCTGGATTCTACTCTGCGGAACAATAGGATGAGTCAGAAAGAAAAGAACAGCAAAGAATATTTGCTGCAGGATAATTTTGACGAGATCATCGCCAATGTCGAGCTGCCACAAAGCAACGAAGATGCGATACCTTGTACTAACCAGTCGATCAGCCGCAGTCTCAAATCTTGTCCGTCGGCGAAACAAAGGATGTCGAACTGTCTCGCGATGACAGATGAACTGTATGGCGCCGCCCAAGAGACTCCAATATTAAGTGCGTCATCTACCCACGATATTTTCGAAAGCTGCCCTTCCAAAAACCTTAAAAGATCCATGACTCCcgctattttagaaaattttggcaaagaaaatattgtatctcACAGCCAGAAGAAACATGACTGTACAATTGatcgaaaagagaaaagaaatgtaaCGGCAAATACCGACACAATTGAAGAAAATCCTTGTAGAAGGATTACGTCAAAGCATAATGTGGTACAAGAGAGGGAAAAATTCATTGATGAATCTTCTCTCGCGCAACATATTAATGTTTCGATAAATCAATCGACAAATCGATCTCATGTCGATGATAGAACAATGCAAAAACCAATAGTCGCTGGCGACGAATTAAACTTGACAACGGACAATTTGTTTGATTCGCTTATGAACGTTACGCAGCATCAATGTCAACtgcaaaaatttgaagaagaaCTACTTGGTATAACGGTTAATCAGAATCAAAGGAAAACGATTACTTTACAGAAGGATCCGATCCAAGAGGAGCAACACACTCCCGAAAAGCAGAAGAAAGATACTCAAGATAAGAAGACTGCAGCAGAG gTCTCTGCTGACGAAGACGATGTTGTGGAGAAAACTCCCGAGAGAAAGATGAAGAA caATGGAAATAACATCAGTTGGAAACAACTTgagttgagaaaaaatatatcaccgATTTCAAAACCACATATATCATCCGCCGAGCAGATACCGAGCACATCGAAGACAAAAAGCGTTTCGAAGAGTAGCGCGGGTACACCTGTGAAACTGTTGGAAATATATCCGCTTTATCAAAGTACCCCGCAAAGTTCCACGACGAATAATCTGAAAAACATGCGCCAGCAATTTGATAAGCAAAAACTGTGTTTCATATGCAGCGGCCTGACAGCGACTCAATTAGCAACTGTAAAAAAGTTTGCGACGAAACATAACGTGGATTATGTGAATCAGTTCGAGTCCGATGTAACACACGTTATCGTGAACACTATAGGCGAGAAGAACGCAGCCAAAAGCACGTTGAAATTTCTCCAGGGTATAGCTCATCGAAAATGGATAATTAGCTACAGATGGATCGAGGATTGTATTAAACAGGAAAAACTACTGGACGAAGCTCCTTATGAAGCCACGACGTTCACCGACGGTATTATCGATGACGGTCCTCAAAGATCGAGGCTACGCAAAAAGAATCTCTTTGAAGACTTTACATTTTGGTGCGTCGGACCGTACTTGAACGTTTCGCTGAATCAATATCAG AACTTGTTACTCGCCACTGGAGCCACAGTAGTAGATTCTCTCGAAGCTCTGGCTAAAAAGGAAGGCATGAAAGGCATTGTGATCCAAGATGGTGTTCATGATGACAAGGAAATCG AACATTGGTATCGGACTGCCAAAGCAGCACCAATTTCTGACGGTTGGATAGTGGATTGCATcggtaattataaattgtttaacttGGCGCCTTATATCCAGCATCTATCATTACAAGATTTGTGTGCTATTGGCTTTCCACAAGAACTCATAGGAGATGAGGAGTACAGTGATGATGaggaataa